In Cytobacillus oceanisediminis, the following proteins share a genomic window:
- a CDS encoding amidohydrolase produces MNNSYWLKNVRLECGYKNENNRVSGTITDRFHLLIEDGCIAKITKDLEASTDDLPIKDAKGLLLLPSFVEKHVHLDKTYMGDKWRACIPALGVIERCEIEKNALLSMPSSTYQRSKALLKQLISYGSTHIRTHVDIYPEVQLQNLAEVQQTLEEFSNYASSEIVAFAQHGLLRSGTPQLIREAIRNGAGIVGAVDPATVDNNIEASLVQLMDLAVEGDADIDLHLHDPGHLGTFTMKRLAFLTKEAGWEGRVAISHAFCLGDVSREEVSEMAEILKDARISIVTSLPTGRATPPVNLLSECGVEVAVGNDNIFDSWWPTGNGDILERAGRLIERYRWTDEKSLSQTFKYITGGKTPLDQEGNQIWPIAGDEASMILVDASCSAEAMARRAERCAVFYKGKLVYEKKHESV; encoded by the coding sequence ATGAATAATAGCTATTGGCTAAAGAATGTGCGTTTGGAATGCGGATACAAGAATGAGAATAATAGAGTGTCAGGTACTATAACAGATCGATTTCATTTATTAATAGAAGACGGCTGCATTGCAAAGATCACGAAGGACTTAGAGGCTTCCACTGATGATCTGCCCATAAAAGATGCAAAGGGACTGCTGTTGTTGCCATCCTTTGTCGAAAAGCATGTCCATCTTGATAAAACTTATATGGGGGATAAATGGAGAGCCTGCATCCCTGCATTGGGTGTCATAGAACGGTGTGAAATTGAAAAAAATGCATTATTATCCATGCCTTCAAGTACTTATCAGCGATCAAAAGCATTGCTTAAGCAGTTAATATCATATGGTTCAACCCATATTAGAACTCATGTGGATATCTACCCTGAAGTCCAATTACAGAATCTAGCTGAAGTTCAGCAGACATTGGAGGAGTTTTCAAACTATGCCAGCTCAGAAATCGTTGCCTTTGCCCAGCATGGCTTGCTGCGCTCAGGGACACCTCAGCTTATTAGAGAAGCTATTAGAAATGGTGCAGGAATTGTAGGTGCGGTCGATCCTGCTACCGTTGACAACAATATTGAAGCCTCGCTTGTTCAATTGATGGATTTAGCTGTAGAAGGGGATGCAGATATTGATTTGCATTTACATGATCCTGGCCACCTTGGTACTTTTACAATGAAAAGGCTGGCCTTTCTGACTAAAGAAGCTGGCTGGGAAGGAAGAGTTGCAATTAGCCATGCATTTTGCCTTGGTGATGTTTCAAGGGAAGAAGTCTCTGAAATGGCAGAGATTTTAAAAGACGCACGTATTTCGATCGTTACTAGCCTCCCGACAGGCCGTGCGACACCACCTGTTAATCTGTTAAGTGAGTGTGGAGTAGAGGTTGCAGTTGGAAACGATAATATTTTTGATTCATGGTGGCCAACAGGTAATGGCGATATCCTGGAAAGAGCAGGCCGCTTAATTGAACGATATCGATGGACGGATGAAAAGTCTCTTTCCCAAACATTTAAATATATTACAGGGGGTAAGACGCCACTGGATCAAGAGGGAAATCAGATCTGGCCTATCGCTGGAGATGAAGCCAGCATGATCCTTGTCGATGCAAGCTGTTCAGCAGAGGCCATGGCAAGAAGAGCGGAGCGCTGTGCAGTGTTCTACAAGGGGAAATTAGTTTACGAAAAAAAGCATGAATCAGTGTGA
- a CDS encoding ABC transporter ATP-binding protein translates to MKERNKPILEVKGLKTHFTTKRGVSKAVDGIDFTVHKGETLGIVGESGCGKSMTSLSILRLIPSPPGKIAGGSVYFKGKDLVTMSEDEMRKIRGNEISMIFQEPMTSLNPVIPVGEQIAEALRLHQKMGKKAAWDKSVEMLKLVGIPSPEKRAKQEPFQLSGGMRQRVMIAMALACTPEVLIADEPTTALDVTIQAQILELIKDLQTKIGMGVIMITHDLGVVAETCDKVAVMYAGNIVEHASTEQIFAEPKHPYTQGLLNSLPKIHEDQDELITIDGSVPSPYNMPAGCRFASRCPYAEDICATHQPDLFSHSDDVKVRCWKYTDKWTGKRDKEGVV, encoded by the coding sequence GTGAAAGAAAGAAACAAACCAATACTGGAAGTAAAAGGTTTAAAAACACATTTCACAACAAAGCGGGGAGTCAGTAAAGCGGTTGATGGCATCGATTTTACTGTGCATAAAGGGGAAACGCTGGGAATTGTAGGGGAATCCGGATGCGGGAAAAGTATGACTTCCCTCTCCATTCTCCGTCTTATTCCTTCTCCTCCTGGAAAAATTGCTGGGGGTTCCGTTTATTTTAAAGGAAAAGATTTAGTAACAATGTCAGAGGATGAAATGAGGAAAATTCGCGGGAATGAAATATCAATGATTTTTCAGGAGCCTATGACTTCCTTAAATCCTGTAATCCCAGTTGGAGAGCAAATTGCAGAAGCTTTAAGGCTACACCAAAAGATGGGAAAGAAAGCTGCGTGGGATAAGTCAGTTGAAATGCTTAAGCTTGTAGGTATCCCGTCTCCTGAAAAAAGAGCGAAGCAAGAGCCATTCCAGTTGAGCGGCGGGATGCGCCAGCGTGTCATGATTGCTATGGCTCTTGCATGTACACCAGAGGTATTAATTGCAGATGAACCAACGACCGCCCTGGATGTTACAATTCAAGCGCAAATACTGGAGCTGATTAAAGACCTGCAAACAAAGATAGGAATGGGTGTTATCATGATTACCCACGATTTGGGAGTTGTGGCAGAAACATGTGATAAGGTTGCTGTTATGTATGCCGGAAATATAGTCGAGCATGCTTCTACAGAGCAAATCTTTGCCGAACCCAAGCATCCTTATACCCAAGGGCTTTTGAACTCATTACCTAAAATCCATGAAGATCAGGATGAGTTAATTACGATAGATGGCAGTGTCCCCAGCCCTTACAATATGCCTGCTGGATGCCGGTTTGCCTCTAGATGCCCTTACGCGGAAGATATATGCGCCACACATCAGCCTGACCTTTTTTCCCATTCTGACGATGTTAAGGTAAGATGCTGGAAATATACAGACAAGTGGACTGGCAAAAGAGATAAAGAAGGGGTTGTCTAG
- the allE gene encoding (S)-ureidoglycine aminohydrolase, with the protein MGYPKDLLSSRSVIEHGKYALIAPEGLVNNVIPGFHNCIISILGSPKLGASFVDYYVTVKKGGGNLEGFCGQQDIQTFVYILEGKIKASADEKEFILEESGYLYCPPGMKLYLENMGDGDSKLFLYKQKYRPLEGRKPWVISGHANRIEFRNYDDMHNVNIKDLLPADLDFDMNFHILSFDPAASHPFIETHVQEHGAYILSGEGMYNLDNKWIPVKKGDYIFMGPYVHQAAYAVGRENLTYVYSKDCNRDAEL; encoded by the coding sequence ATGGGCTATCCAAAAGATTTATTATCAAGCAGGTCTGTAATAGAACATGGGAAGTATGCCTTAATCGCACCTGAAGGATTAGTGAACAATGTTATTCCTGGGTTTCATAATTGCATTATTTCTATCTTAGGTTCTCCTAAGCTTGGGGCAAGCTTTGTCGACTATTATGTGACAGTGAAAAAAGGAGGAGGAAATTTAGAAGGTTTTTGCGGCCAGCAGGATATACAGACTTTTGTTTACATACTAGAGGGAAAAATAAAGGCTTCTGCAGACGAGAAAGAATTTATCTTGGAGGAAAGCGGATACCTTTATTGTCCGCCGGGAATGAAATTGTATCTGGAAAATATGGGTGATGGGGACTCTAAGCTCTTTTTATACAAGCAGAAATATCGCCCTCTTGAAGGGCGAAAACCCTGGGTTATATCAGGACATGCAAATAGAATTGAATTTAGAAACTACGATGATATGCACAATGTAAACATTAAAGATCTATTGCCTGCTGATTTGGATTTTGATATGAATTTCCATATCCTTTCATTCGATCCTGCTGCGAGCCACCCGTTTATTGAAACACATGTTCAAGAACACGGAGCATATATCCTTTCCGGGGAAGGAATGTATAATCTCGATAATAAGTGGATTCCAGTCAAAAAAGGGGATTATATATTTATGGGCCCTTATGTACACCAGGCTGCGTATGCTGTGGGGAGAGAGAATTTAACATATGTCTACTCCAAGGATTGCAATAGGGATGCGGAATTATAA
- the allC gene encoding allantoate deiminase, producing the protein MTDLINLQGKLEYENLAKNIVKRLEWLGSFAKDPEGGITRLLYSQQWRDTQQALKRWMETEGLEVKFDEVGNLSGILKGVNQAETVLTGSHIDTVKNGGLYDGQYGIVAGILALIYLKERYGTPKRNLEVVSLAEEEGSRFPYCFWGSKNIAGSTYKKDVENLADSNGVIFSEAICEAGFNYRDETKSPRQDLKVFVEVHVEQGNILETEKKSVGIVKCIVGQRRFTIEVNGEANHAGTTPMGYRKDASFAASHMIYEALNMAKRYGDPLVATVGRIDISPNIANVVPGKATFTLDLRHIDKNMISHFTDRFIKKINEISLEHGVETTVEKWLDTDPVPMDPEIIELIENKCKEKNLSYKVMHSGAGHDAQIFAPFIPTAMLFVPSEKGISHNPDEYTHPDDLAEGVKALIGTLYELAYK; encoded by the coding sequence ATGACAGACTTAATCAATTTGCAGGGGAAACTTGAATATGAAAATTTAGCAAAAAATATTGTGAAAAGGCTTGAATGGCTGGGTTCATTTGCAAAGGACCCAGAAGGAGGAATTACCCGTCTTCTTTATTCCCAACAATGGAGGGATACTCAGCAAGCTTTGAAGAGATGGATGGAAACTGAGGGTTTGGAAGTAAAGTTTGATGAAGTTGGAAATCTTAGCGGAATACTGAAGGGAGTAAATCAGGCAGAAACCGTTTTAACAGGATCCCATATAGATACTGTGAAAAATGGCGGGTTGTATGACGGCCAATATGGTATTGTGGCTGGGATTCTGGCATTAATTTATTTGAAAGAACGTTATGGAACTCCAAAACGTAATCTCGAGGTTGTTTCACTGGCAGAAGAAGAAGGAAGCAGATTTCCTTATTGCTTTTGGGGTTCAAAGAATATTGCAGGAAGCACATATAAAAAGGATGTTGAAAATCTTGCTGATTCAAATGGAGTAATTTTTTCAGAAGCTATATGTGAGGCGGGATTTAACTATAGGGATGAAACAAAATCTCCGCGCCAGGATTTGAAGGTATTCGTTGAAGTCCACGTCGAACAAGGAAATATCCTTGAAACTGAGAAAAAGTCTGTTGGTATCGTGAAATGCATCGTTGGCCAAAGGCGCTTTACAATTGAAGTAAACGGTGAAGCAAATCATGCTGGAACGACACCAATGGGATATCGCAAAGATGCTTCATTTGCTGCCAGCCATATGATATATGAAGCACTTAATATGGCAAAGCGATATGGTGATCCGCTGGTAGCAACAGTTGGCAGGATTGATATTTCACCCAATATTGCGAATGTGGTACCAGGAAAAGCTACATTTACTTTAGACCTGCGCCATATTGATAAAAATATGATTTCCCATTTTACTGATAGATTCATAAAAAAAATAAATGAGATTTCACTGGAGCATGGGGTTGAAACGACCGTTGAAAAATGGCTCGATACGGATCCAGTCCCAATGGATCCGGAAATTATAGAATTGATTGAAAATAAGTGCAAGGAAAAAAACTTGAGCTATAAAGTAATGCATAGTGGTGCAGGCCATGATGCACAAATTTTTGCACCCTTCATTCCAACGGCTATGCTATTCGTACCTAGTGAAAAAGGCATTAGTCATAACCCTGATGAATATACTCATCCGGATGATTTAGCTGAGGGAGTTAAAGCACTGATCGGCACTTTATATGAACTAGCTTATAAATAA
- a CDS encoding ABC transporter ATP-binding protein: METTAEKNIILQVDNLKQYFPVKKDSIFKPKAYVKAVDDISFQLFEGETLSIVGESGCGKSTTGRAILRLDEPTDGKVLYMGKDILTLNKKDMRKLRGDLQVIFQDPFASLNPRQTVKQILNEAMAIQNVVEKSKRKERMLELLGYVGLPPEALERYPHEFSGGQRQRIGIARALAVNPKLIICDEAVSALDVSIQAQILNLLKKLQKQFKLTFLFISHDLSVVRHISDRVMVMYLGKVVEIAEKKKMFDSPLHPYTKALLSSIPVPDPTLKRDRVILKGDVPSPIDPPGGCRFHTRCPFAVEKCKQEEPPLRELVNNHFVSCHIADTLPV, encoded by the coding sequence ATGGAAACGACAGCAGAAAAAAATATCATCTTACAAGTAGACAATTTAAAACAATACTTCCCGGTTAAAAAAGATTCTATTTTCAAGCCAAAGGCATATGTAAAAGCGGTAGACGATATTTCATTTCAGCTTTTTGAAGGGGAGACATTAAGTATAGTTGGAGAGTCCGGATGCGGCAAATCAACTACCGGACGTGCAATTTTAAGGCTTGATGAACCTACTGATGGAAAGGTTCTTTATATGGGGAAAGATATTTTAACGTTAAATAAAAAGGATATGAGAAAACTTAGGGGTGATTTGCAGGTTATTTTTCAGGATCCTTTTGCCTCTCTTAACCCCAGGCAAACGGTGAAGCAAATTTTGAATGAAGCAATGGCCATTCAGAATGTGGTTGAAAAATCAAAACGAAAGGAAAGAATGCTCGAACTGCTTGGTTATGTTGGACTTCCTCCAGAAGCGCTTGAAAGATACCCGCATGAATTTAGCGGCGGCCAGCGCCAGCGTATTGGGATTGCCAGAGCATTGGCCGTTAATCCCAAATTAATCATTTGCGATGAAGCTGTATCTGCTCTGGATGTATCAATCCAGGCGCAAATTCTCAATCTATTAAAGAAGCTGCAAAAACAGTTTAAACTGACCTTTCTTTTTATCTCTCATGACCTTAGTGTCGTCAGGCATATTTCAGATCGGGTTATGGTGATGTATCTAGGGAAAGTAGTCGAAATCGCTGAGAAAAAAAAAATGTTTGATTCTCCGCTCCACCCGTATACAAAAGCGCTGCTATCTTCTATTCCAGTTCCGGATCCAACTTTAAAAAGAGACCGCGTCATATTAAAAGGAGATGTTCCATCACCGATTGATCCTCCTGGAGGCTGCAGGTTCCATACACGCTGTCCTTTTGCTGTAGAAAAATGCAAACAAGAAGAACCCCCCCTAAGGGAGCTAGTTAATAATCATTTTGTAAGCTGCCATATTGCTGATACTCTGCCAGTTTAA
- the allB gene encoding allantoinase AllB, which yields MIYDLIIKGGNVVLKDEVIKNDIAIINGKIAAIEETIDHEAEQIIDASSQYVMPGMIDTHVHICEPGRTEWEGFITGTKALAAGGTTCYVDMPLNALPATIDKNTLQLKAEAAKGKNYIDYAFYGGLVPGNIERLEELSDEGVIAYKCFMSTCGTDNPDDFSNVDDYTLYAGMKRIAKLGQILSIHAENAQITDRLGEELMAQGRTAAADYVLSRPVFTEVEAVKRALYLGKETKCPIHFVHISSAEAVEEIINARIQGQDVSLESCPHYFMLTSEQIEKIGPAAKCSPPLRTIEEQEKLWDKLIEGKIDMLTSDHSPCPPEMKHSSSNNFFEVWGGITGCQNNVDLMFDEAVLKRNLPIAHFARMISSNPAKRFNIPNKGELAVSLDADIILVDANRSYVVEEEGLYYRHKHSPYIGRVINCRVTKTLVRGKVVYDLDQGIVGKPLGKALKLKNGTETLNLI from the coding sequence ATGATATATGATTTGATTATAAAGGGCGGCAATGTGGTTCTTAAAGACGAGGTAATAAAGAATGATATCGCAATTATAAATGGAAAAATTGCAGCGATTGAGGAAACTATTGACCATGAAGCTGAGCAGATCATCGATGCATCTTCGCAATATGTTATGCCTGGAATGATTGATACTCATGTGCATATTTGTGAGCCAGGCCGAACAGAGTGGGAAGGGTTTATAACTGGAACTAAAGCACTGGCAGCAGGAGGAACTACATGTTATGTGGATATGCCCTTGAACGCCCTTCCGGCTACGATAGACAAGAACACACTGCAATTAAAGGCAGAAGCAGCCAAGGGGAAGAATTATATCGATTATGCATTTTATGGCGGACTTGTTCCAGGCAATATTGAAAGGCTTGAAGAGCTATCAGATGAAGGAGTTATCGCATATAAATGCTTTATGTCCACTTGTGGAACGGATAACCCCGATGATTTTTCTAATGTGGATGATTATACCCTTTATGCGGGGATGAAAAGGATTGCTAAACTAGGCCAAATTTTATCGATTCATGCGGAAAATGCCCAAATTACTGATCGTTTAGGCGAAGAGTTAATGGCACAGGGCAGGACAGCTGCCGCAGATTATGTCCTTTCACGGCCAGTATTTACAGAGGTTGAAGCAGTGAAACGCGCTCTTTATCTTGGAAAAGAAACGAAATGCCCTATTCATTTTGTGCACATTAGCAGCGCAGAAGCAGTAGAAGAAATTATTAATGCCCGAATCCAGGGTCAGGATGTGTCCCTTGAATCATGTCCCCATTATTTTATGCTTACATCTGAACAGATTGAGAAGATTGGGCCGGCTGCCAAATGTTCTCCTCCACTGCGAACTATTGAAGAACAAGAAAAGCTTTGGGACAAGTTAATAGAAGGCAAGATTGATATGTTAACGTCAGATCACTCACCATGCCCGCCTGAAATGAAGCATAGTTCTTCAAATAATTTTTTCGAAGTGTGGGGAGGAATCACAGGGTGTCAAAATAACGTTGATTTAATGTTTGATGAAGCGGTTTTGAAAAGAAATCTGCCAATAGCTCATTTTGCAAGGATGATTTCTTCTAATCCGGCTAAGCGATTTAATATTCCTAATAAAGGAGAATTAGCTGTTTCATTGGATGCAGATATCATCTTAGTTGATGCCAATCGTTCTTATGTTGTTGAGGAGGAAGGACTATATTATCGGCATAAGCATAGCCCATACATTGGGAGGGTGATTAATTGCCGGGTAACCAAAACCCTCGTTCGCGGCAAGGTTGTATATGATTTGGATCAGGGGATTGTTGGGAAACCTCTCGGAAAAGCCTTAAAGTTAAAAAATGGAACCGAAACTTTGAATTTGATCTGA
- the nikB gene encoding nickel ABC transporter permease — MLMFILRRILQTIPVIIGVTFVVFFIMQLVPGDPAVLLAGEGASKETIEAIREQLGLNQPLYIQYFEYLTNVFKGDLGVSLKNSQPVLDEILVRLPITIELAFFSIIITIVLGMAAGIISAVKPYSLTDVSVMLVALLGISLPSFWFGLMLMYFFSVKLQILPVAGWDSLLHVILPAVTLGAGGAAIVARMTRSSMLEVIRQDYIRTARAKGLRERIIISKHALRNALIPVITVVGLQFGALLGGTVLVESIFAINGLGRMIVDAIRMRDLPMVQGGVLFASLIFVVVNLFVDVFYRFFNKRIELN, encoded by the coding sequence ATGCTGATGTTTATATTACGCCGGATTTTACAAACAATCCCGGTTATTATTGGAGTTACTTTTGTTGTCTTCTTCATTATGCAGCTCGTTCCAGGGGATCCTGCAGTACTTCTTGCAGGTGAAGGCGCCTCAAAAGAAACAATTGAAGCTATTCGTGAACAGCTTGGATTAAACCAGCCTTTATATATCCAGTACTTTGAATATTTAACAAATGTGTTTAAGGGTGATTTAGGTGTTTCCTTAAAAAACAGCCAGCCTGTTCTTGATGAAATATTGGTAAGACTGCCAATTACCATTGAACTTGCCTTCTTTAGCATCATTATTACAATCGTGCTGGGGATGGCAGCAGGAATTATTTCAGCTGTTAAACCTTATTCATTGACCGATGTCAGCGTCATGCTTGTCGCGCTCTTAGGAATTTCACTGCCAAGCTTCTGGTTTGGCCTCATGCTTATGTATTTCTTCTCTGTTAAGCTTCAAATTTTACCAGTTGCCGGATGGGACAGTCTGCTCCATGTCATCTTGCCAGCTGTTACTCTTGGAGCAGGCGGTGCAGCAATTGTCGCAAGGATGACCAGGTCGAGTATGCTGGAAGTTATTCGCCAGGATTATATTCGAACAGCACGTGCAAAAGGGCTTCGCGAACGAATCATAATTTCTAAACATGCATTAAGAAATGCACTGATCCCAGTGATTACGGTTGTGGGACTTCAGTTTGGCGCACTCCTTGGCGGTACAGTATTGGTTGAATCCATCTTTGCTATTAATGGCCTCGGAAGAATGATTGTTGATGCGATAAGAATGCGTGATTTGCCAATGGTCCAGGGAGGAGTATTATTTGCCTCACTTATTTTCGTAGTTGTGAATTTATTCGTAGATGTCTTTTATCGGTTCTTCAATAAACGCATTGAGCTAAATTAA
- a CDS encoding cupin domain-containing protein codes for MTVSNIQQIMEERIFEIDKIAKFDPDKPQKNYFYETDKTVGAVWCLEPGQEVYLHSHSNVDDMWVCIEGTGTYFPDLENEIQIGKGMVILAKPNQIHGMRNTGKDRFLFVGFAAGSLPMDITRY; via the coding sequence ATGACAGTGTCAAACATTCAGCAGATTATGGAGGAAAGAATCTTTGAAATCGATAAAATTGCAAAGTTTGATCCTGATAAGCCGCAAAAGAATTACTTTTATGAAACAGATAAAACGGTAGGAGCTGTTTGGTGTCTGGAACCAGGACAGGAGGTATACTTGCATTCTCACTCAAATGTAGATGATATGTGGGTTTGTATTGAGGGAACAGGAACCTACTTTCCTGACTTGGAGAATGAAATTCAAATAGGAAAAGGCATGGTGATCCTTGCTAAGCCTAACCAAATTCATGGAATGCGGAATACAGGGAAGGATAGGTTTTTATTTGTTGGTTTTGCTGCAGGTTCTTTGCCAATGGATATAACAAGATATTAA
- a CDS encoding response regulator transcription factor gives MNILLVDDELIELEQLEYLIKKKFPNWILFKAQDASQALQIIKKHDIFLAFLDIQLPGKSGLDLAMELSSAGDIDLIMVTAYQNFDYIQTSLRLGVIDYITKPVIEEELMSVLGRYERISSYSEQIVKALQIIQKEYNEKLTLSYLASKIHINSAYLSRKFHEEVGMGFSEYLNDFRLKQAQKMLIENPDLSISTISEKCGFNSQHYFSQIFRKMTGQSPRDYRLKETSQ, from the coding sequence ATGAATATCTTGCTTGTAGATGATGAACTTATAGAATTGGAACAATTGGAATATCTCATTAAAAAGAAATTCCCTAATTGGATTCTTTTTAAGGCTCAGGATGCCTCTCAGGCTCTTCAAATTATTAAGAAGCATGACATCTTTCTCGCTTTCCTTGATATTCAGCTCCCAGGCAAATCGGGATTAGATTTAGCTATGGAGCTTTCCTCTGCTGGTGATATTGATTTAATCATGGTTACAGCTTATCAAAACTTTGATTATATCCAAACGTCACTCCGGCTTGGAGTGATAGATTACATTACAAAGCCCGTTATTGAAGAAGAGTTAATGAGCGTTTTGGGAAGGTATGAACGAATTAGCAGTTACTCTGAGCAAATTGTAAAGGCTTTGCAAATTATTCAAAAGGAATACAATGAAAAACTTACTTTAAGTTATTTAGCATCAAAAATTCATATTAATTCAGCCTATCTGAGCAGGAAATTTCACGAAGAAGTAGGAATGGGCTTTTCGGAATACTTAAACGACTTTCGGTTAAAGCAGGCACAAAAAATGCTGATTGAGAATCCTGATTTAAGCATTAGTACGATTTCGGAGAAGTGCGGTTTTAACAGCCAGCACTATTTCAGCCAAATATTCCGGAAAATGACAGGCCAATCACCCAGGGATTACCGCTTGAAGGAGACTTCACAATGA
- a CDS encoding sensor histidine kinase encodes MLPIESFSIYIMFCVLVPLAGAFTLLFLFVFEKRIDLLEKQKREIALERELQTALYNQLNQEIQPHFFFNTLNSILALARLDRKTELIRSIETLSKLLKFKYRTINNFISIEDELTYVNYYLEIQKTRFRDRLHYEIHLDNCVNKAIIIPFLIQTLVENAFKHAFERHIGEALLKIKIIKIESAIHVSVWNNSLENYETSPPDGGLGLENIKRRLELLFPDDETSVQLTDQEDGTAVLAIFPHVIMSEKLEGESMQ; translated from the coding sequence ATGCTGCCTATTGAATCATTCTCCATTTATATTATGTTTTGCGTTCTGGTTCCGCTGGCGGGAGCCTTTACCTTGCTATTTTTATTTGTTTTTGAAAAAAGAATTGATTTACTTGAGAAGCAAAAACGTGAAATAGCGTTAGAAAGGGAACTTCAAACAGCTTTATACAATCAATTAAACCAGGAGATTCAGCCTCATTTCTTTTTTAATACCTTAAATTCAATCCTGGCTCTAGCCAGGCTGGACCGTAAAACCGAATTAATACGTTCCATTGAAACCCTTTCAAAGCTGCTAAAATTTAAATATCGAACCATAAATAATTTTATTTCGATTGAAGATGAGCTTACTTATGTAAATTATTATTTGGAGATACAAAAAACCAGATTTAGAGACCGTCTTCATTACGAAATCCATTTGGACAACTGTGTGAATAAAGCCATTATTATTCCCTTTTTAATACAAACTCTTGTTGAAAATGCTTTCAAGCATGCCTTTGAAAGACATATTGGCGAGGCCTTATTAAAAATAAAAATAATAAAGATCGAATCAGCGATTCATGTTTCTGTGTGGAACAATTCTTTAGAGAACTATGAAACAAGTCCCCCGGATGGAGGGCTGGGGCTTGAGAATATAAAACGAAGACTTGAACTATTATTCCCCGATGATGAAACTTCAGTTCAATTAACAGATCAGGAGGATGGAACAGCTGTTTTGGCTATATTTCCCCACGTTATTATGTCAGAAAAATTGGAAGGAGAAAGTATGCAATGA
- a CDS encoding ABC transporter permease, with amino-acid sequence MTVQVKTEQPKIAQRTFIGPEESRIKDFLSILIQNKAALVGAIIIIVYLLMAVFAPLLAPYSPYEIDLENKLTPPSADHWMGTDDKGRDILSRILYGSRLSMGVGFAAVLFGAFFGIIFGLAAGYYGKWVDTIIMRMMDVMLAFPGILLALAIIAALGPSLINVTIAVGAFSVPLFARIVRGSTLEVKRLEYIDAIRSLGANDLVIIFKHIFPNILSPIIVQGTLRLATAILSAAGLSFLGLGAQPPSPEWGTMLSSGRDFLFSAPYIALFPGLAISILVLGFNIFGDGLRDAFDPRMKK; translated from the coding sequence ATGACAGTTCAAGTAAAAACGGAGCAGCCTAAAATTGCTCAGAGGACATTTATTGGCCCAGAGGAATCTAGAATAAAAGATTTTCTTTCTATATTGATACAAAATAAAGCTGCTTTAGTTGGGGCCATCATTATTATTGTTTATCTATTAATGGCGGTATTTGCACCGCTGCTGGCTCCATATAGCCCATACGAAATTGATTTGGAAAATAAGCTGACTCCTCCATCTGCAGACCATTGGATGGGAACAGATGATAAAGGAAGAGATATTTTAAGCCGGATTCTTTATGGTTCAAGGCTATCAATGGGGGTTGGATTTGCCGCTGTGTTATTCGGAGCATTTTTCGGAATTATTTTTGGTCTTGCAGCTGGGTATTATGGCAAATGGGTTGACACCATTATCATGAGGATGATGGATGTTATGCTTGCATTCCCAGGGATTCTTCTTGCCCTAGCCATTATTGCAGCACTGGGTCCAAGTCTGATTAATGTGACCATAGCAGTAGGAGCTTTTTCTGTACCTTTATTTGCCAGAATTGTCCGCGGATCTACTTTAGAAGTAAAGCGCCTTGAATATATTGATGCAATACGCTCGCTTGGCGCCAATGATTTAGTCATTATTTTCAAGCATATTTTTCCAAACATACTTTCACCCATTATTGTTCAAGGGACTTTGCGATTGGCTACTGCCATTCTATCAGCTGCAGGATTATCATTCCTTGGCCTTGGTGCACAGCCCCCTTCACCTGAATGGGGGACTATGCTTAGCAGCGGACGAGATTTCTTATTCTCAGCACCGTATATTGCCCTATTTCCTGGTCTCGCTATTTCCATTCTCGTCCTTGGGTTTAATATTTTTGGGGATGGTTTGCGTGATGCTTTTGACCCTAGGATGAAAAAATAA